A genome region from Microplitis mediator isolate UGA2020A chromosome 4, iyMicMedi2.1, whole genome shotgun sequence includes the following:
- the LOC130666690 gene encoding transmembrane protein 94 isoform X4, which produces MLGDNSGGDASNIVSRDAQNSDHQCKMENKLGLTNKEALNILHDEIERVLIEYQDDYYKNKKYRDWLKDTLHHKSQYTTLCWTSAVALFINAITLIIAYFNTHELRSYSSLPYEGLIVCCLVVLNFILVISDNILRHNEIPHRIKILLTKINAAQSLCKWKPENFPHLCTPLSPCVTLQWTYRDNAIVNLPWALLVTGDVIVIKPGQQVPGYCIPYNDPNGPALHAKEIYSPNVNHNTNDIFTSPQPRIPLKNQIYILKETPYLINLRMALDQALDRPVTYHNRKRHLLMICCIEQLVYPILLIIVLLINLLRHLYFHKYAGTGHWTELYLLQPVAVTLPLLPIIFPVFWIFLNCFGMARFKALFQLYQSSSKISLVDPFDDTDIAGPNNPEVVYNWSELAEYFFAIVFGREFMMSRSASILHVLGSVTALCCIDKKGILSWANPTAEKVFFLRNANAVSRTSSSISLDKPSESPRTATTTEPPPVIEQQQQEQQQQQQQQQQQSQRTSYNHHVAEVLDLTHDHALPFRLQFDDPSWRHHLNSLKPLGLAILLNTCNMETQEHYTQFCCHITCEALYNENLVPVINRRCLCELAKQIGFQEQAQEIFQLEQQLSTFRHVQPEMVRRDIKFARSLSIATKLKFPFPHMVAVVMKERTGGSLQLLTQGTADIILDSCIEFWDGHDLCPLTASDRKKIQDFYQRTSLTSYCTAFAYRPLIHNVNNKLSNIYLELPSDSKHLYAPHRSPTPLPWDFRNVLDPRVKGLLGQFHSTDSLLCTENKDEEINDIDSCFEMQCNQIFIGMVTMQYQAQADMVQLIEQLERACIRFVHFSKENELRSRVFSEKMGLESGWNCHISLLSERARSESPVGCWVSQAAAMSSPTSSDKFNQYNTDSCMMNEETSVLLNRVCPRSNLDVSRAISMSAPSAINTDYTTVKFEEETTEWNPEPVLHTKSAMSHREHDIIRSEDSVLVQSVDLGSGHEAWRSLSCLTDSTEQSAPVNFDLSNRAKLPRGIDKIRPHIEMVDNVPLLVSLFTDCNTTVTREMLHIMQDYGEVVCVLGSSANAENMPIFMQADAGVAVEPLYPQVCQKVPVMMNTHDYQGPSPVDLSRALNSIACSLSLKREDPIALFHLVMEARDYMRCLWNCVQFWLCCVVTLSFAQALSVFLLLPPLLSISQVMWLICLIIPLLSMSIMATPTDPTIMQRATGKNQCVINGEVAFFVIWCYGSKFLPTIITLVLSQMVFYLFLCPFYTIKTTATPTINRECFYIYPEVNNSDVSWGGWNSQPNIIFMMQHFSLTLIVLHFVTISSGFVHREYLIFRRLPFNNLFWFCNIVIVLGLQALFSGNTLYNLLKEEQQKNSKFPIQLPLYFLISIPIVFIINELVKWQEIKANVRYQKRARLEFGTKLGMNSPF; this is translated from the exons ATGCTAGGAGATAATTCTGGAGGGGATGCTTCAAATATTGTTTCAAGAGATGCGCAAAATTCAGATCATCAGTgtaaaatggaaaataaattaggACTAACAAATAAAGAGGCTTTGAATATTCTTCATGATGAAATAGAACGTGTTTTAATTGAATATCAAgatgattattataaaaataa aaaATATCGAGATTGGCTAAAAGATACACTACACCATAAAAGTCAATACACTACACTTTGTTGGACATCAGCTGTTGCATTGTTTATTAATGCTATTACTTTAATAATTGCCTATTTTAATACCCATGAACTaag GAGTTATTCATCACTGCCATATGAAGGATTAATTGTTTGTTGTCTTGTtgtactaaattttattttagtgatttctgACAATATTTTACGTCATAATGAAATACCTcacagaattaaaattcttttaacaaaaataaatg CTGCACAATCATTATGCAAATGGAAACCTGAAAATTTTCCACATCTTTGTACTCCATTGTCACCTTGCGTAACTCTACAATGGACTTATCGGGATAATGCAATCGTCAATTTACCATGGGCTTTATTGGTTACTGGTGatgttattgtaattaaacctGGTCAACAAGTACCTGGATATTGTATTCCGTACaat gatCCAAATGGACCAGCTTTGCATGCCAAAGAAATCTACAGTCCTAATGTTAATCACAATACAAATGATATATTTACATCACCACAACCAAGAATTccactaaaaaatcaaatctaCATATTAAAGGAAACTccttatttgataaatttacgaATGGCTTTAGATCAGGCCCTTGATCGACCGGTTACGTATCATAATCGTAAACGTCATCTTCTTATGATTTGTTGCATTGAACAATTGGTTTATCctattcttttaataattgtcttactaataaatttattacgacatttatattttcacaAGTATGCTGGTACTGGCCATTGGACTGAGTTATATTTATTGCAACCAGTTGCAGTTACACTTCCGTTATTGCCAATTATTTTTCCtgtattttggatttttttaaattgctttGGAATGGCAAGATTTAAAGCTTTATTTCAACTTTATCAATCATCAAGTAAAATTTCG TTAGTTGATCCATTTGACGATACAGACATAGCAGGACCTAATAATCCTGAGGTTGTTTATAATTGGTCAGAATTGGCCGagtatttttttgcaatagtTTTTGGTAGAGAATTTATGATGTCACGTTCAGCAAGTATTCTTCACGTACTCGGGTCAGTTACGGCATTATGTTGCATTGATAAAAAAGGAATATTATCTTGGGCCAATCCGACCgctgaaaaagttttttttttacgtaatgCCAATGCTGTTTCTCGTACATCTAG tTCTATTAGTCTTGACAAACCTTCAGAATCACCTcgaacagcaacaacaacagaaCCACCACCTGTAATTGAGCAGCAACAACaagaacaacaacaacaacaacaacaacaacaacaacaaagtCAACGAACTTCTTACAATCAccatg TAGCTGAAGTTCTTGATTTAACTCATGACCATGCGTTACCATTTCGTCTTCAATTTGATGATCCCTCATGGAGGCATCATTTGAATTCCTTGAAGCCTCTGGGTCTggcaatacttttaaatacctGTAATATGGAAACTCAAGAACATTATACTCAATTCTGTTGTCACATTACCTGTGAAGCtctttataatgaaaatttagtaCCAGTTATTAACAGAAG ATGTTTATGTGAGCTTGCCAAACAAATTGGATTTCAAGAACAAGCTCaggaaatttttcaattagaaCAACAGCTTTCAACTTTTCGACATGtt caGCCAGAAATGGTTAGACGTGATATTAAATTTGCTAGATCATTAAGTATCGCAACAAAACTTAAATTTCCTTTTCCCCATATGGTAGCAGTTGTTATGAAAGAACGTACAGGTGGTAGTTTACAACTATTAACCCAAGGTACTGCTGATATTATATTGGATTCGTGTATTGAATTTTGGGATGGTCATGATCTTTGTCCATTAACTGCATCTGACag aaaaaaaatccaagatTTTTATCAGCGAACAAGTTTAACATCGTACTGTACTGCGTTTGCATACAGACCACTGATTCACAAcgtcaacaataaattatcaaatatatatttagaacTTCCATCTGATAGTAAACATTTATACGCTCCTCACAGAAGTCCAACACCGTTACCATGGGATTTTCGAAATGTTTTAGATCCACGTGTTAAAGGATTGTTAGGACAATTTCATTCTAcag ATTCATTACTTTGTACAGAAAATAAAGATGAAgaaattaatgatattgatAGTTGTTTTGAAATGCAAtgtaatcaaatatttattggaaTGGTAACAATGCAGTATCAAGCTCAAGCGGACATG GTCCAATTGATTGAACAATTAGAAAGGGCGTGTATAAGATTTGTTCACTTCAGCAAGGAAAATGAATTACGTTCGCGTGTATTCTCAGAGAAGATGGGTCTTGAGAGTGGATGGAATTGCCATATTTCATTACTCAGCGAAAGAGCTAG GTCAGAGAGCCCAGTAGGATGTTGGGTGAGCCAAGCAGCTGCTATGTCCTCACCAACGTCTTCTGACAAATTTAATCAGTATAATACTGATTCCTGCATGATGAACGAGGAGACCAGCGTATTGCTTAATCGTGTATGTCCTCG ttcTAATTTGGATGTAAGTCGGGCAATTAGTATGTCTGCACCAAGTGCAATAAATACAGATTATACTACTGTCAAATTCGAGGAAGAAACTACAGAATGGAACCCAGAGCCTGTTTTACATACAAAAAGTGCAATGAGTCACAg ggAACATGATATAATTAGAAGTGAGGACAGTGTACTGGTTCAAAGTGTTGATTTAGGATCTGGGCATGAAGCTTGGAGATCACTAAGCTGTCTTACTGATAGTACTGAACAGAGTGCTCCagttaattttgatttatctaaTAGA gcAAAATTACCAAGAGGAATAGATAAAATTCGTCCGCATATTGAAATGGTTGACAATGTACCTTTATTAGTATCGTTATTCACTGATTGTAATACAACTGTAACTCGGGAAATGTTACATATTATGCAAGATTATGGTGAAGTTGTTTGTGTACTTGGTTCATCAGCTAATGCTGAAAATATGCCAATATTTATGCAAGCAGATgctgg agtTGCAGTTGAACCTTTGTATCCACAAGTTTGTCAAAAAGTTCCTGTAATGATGAATACTCATGATTATCAAGGTCCATCACCAGTAGATTTAAGTCGTGCTCTTAACTCAATAGCTTGTTCTCTAAGTCTAAAACGCGAAGATCCAATAGCTTTATTTCATCTTGTAATGGag GCCAGAGATTACATGAGGTGCTTATGGAATTGTGTTCAATTTTGGCTTTGTTGTGTTGTGACACTTTCTTTTGCCCAAGCGttatcagtatttttattactaccaCCTTTACTTTCAATAAGTCAAGTAATGTggttaatttgtttaattattccaCTTTTATCTATGTCAATAATGGCCACACCAACAGATCCTACAATTATGCAAAGGGCTACAGGAAAAAATCAGTGTGTCATTAATGGCGAG gtagctttttttgttatttggtGCTATGGTAGTAAATTTTTGCCAACAATAATAACACTTGTATTGTCACAAATGGTTTTTTACCTATTTTTATGTCcattttatacaataaaaacaacagCAACACCAACAATTAATAGAgaatgtttttatatttatcctGAAGTTAATAATAGTGATGTTAGTTGGGGTGGATGGAATTCTCAgccaaatattatatttatgatgCAGCATTTTTCGTTAACGTTAATAGTTTTACATTTTG TAACAATTTCATCAGGTTTTGTCCATagagaatatttaatttttcgaagattgccatttaataatttattttggttTTGTAATATAGTTATTGT TTTAGGATTACAAGCTCTATTTTCTGGTAACACattgtataatttattgaaagaagaacaacaaaaaaattcaaaatttccaattcaattgccattatattttttaatatctattccgatagtttttataataaatgagcTTGTAAAATGGCAAGAAATTAA agcAAATGTGCGATATCAAAAGAGGGCACGATTAGAATTTGGTACAAAACTCGGAATGAATtcacctttttaa
- the LOC130666690 gene encoding transmembrane protein 94 isoform X2, which translates to MLGDNSGGDASNIVSRDAQNSDHQCKMENKLGLTNKEALNILHDEIERVLIEYQDDYYKNKKYRDWLKDTLHHKSQYTTLCWTSAVALFINAITLIIAYFNTHELRSYSSLPYEGLIVCCLVVLNFILVISDNILRHNEIPHRIKILLTKINAAQSLCKWKPENFPHLCTPLSPCVTLQWTYRDNAIVNLPWALLVTGDVIVIKPGQQVPGYCIPYNDPNGPALHAKEIYSPNVNHNTNDIFTSPQPRIPLKNQIYILKETPYLINLRMALDQALDRPVTYHNRKRHLLMICCIEQLVYPILLIIVLLINLLRHLYFHKYAGTGHWTELYLLQPVAVTLPLLPIIFPVFWIFLNCFGMARFKALFQLYQSSSKISLVDPFDDTDIAGPNNPEVVYNWSELAEYFFAIVFGREFMMSRSASILHVLGSVTALCCIDKKGILSWANPTAEKVFFLRNANAVSRTSSSISLDKPSESPRTATTTEPPPVIEQQQQEQQQQQQQQQQQSQRTSYNHHAEVLDLTHDHALPFRLQFDDPSWRHHLNSLKPLGLAILLNTCNMETQEHYTQFCCHITCEALYNENLVPVINRSYNSNNDKIDSHEKDTIMQSSRRTNLIVEESENIGKTGCLCELAKQIGFQEQAQEIFQLEQQLSTFRHVQPEMVRRDIKFARSLSIATKLKFPFPHMVAVVMKERTGGSLQLLTQGTADIILDSCIEFWDGHDLCPLTASDRKKIQDFYQRTSLTSYCTAFAYRPLIHNVNNKLSNIYLELPSDSKHLYAPHRSPTPLPWDFRNVLDPRVKGLLGQFHSTDSLLCTENKDEEINDIDSCFEMQCNQIFIGMVTMQYQAQADMVQLIEQLERACIRFVHFSKENELRSRVFSEKMGLESGWNCHISLLSERARSESPVGCWVSQAAAMSSPTSSDKFNQYNTDSCMMNEETSVLLNRVCPRSNLDVSRAISMSAPSAINTDYTTVKFEEETTEWNPEPVLHTKSAMSHREHDIIRSEDSVLVQSVDLGSGHEAWRSLSCLTDSTEQSAPVNFDLSNRAKLPRGIDKIRPHIEMVDNVPLLVSLFTDCNTTVTREMLHIMQDYGEVVCVLGSSANAENMPIFMQADAGVAVEPLYPQVCQKVPVMMNTHDYQGPSPVDLSRALNSIACSLSLKREDPIALFHLVMEARDYMRCLWNCVQFWLCCVVTLSFAQALSVFLLLPPLLSISQVMWLICLIIPLLSMSIMATPTDPTIMQRATGKNQCVINGEVAFFVIWCYGSKFLPTIITLVLSQMVFYLFLCPFYTIKTTATPTINRECFYIYPEVNNSDVSWGGWNSQPNIIFMMQHFSLTLIVLHFVTISSGFVHREYLIFRRLPFNNLFWFCNIVIVLGLQALFSGNTLYNLLKEEQQKNSKFPIQLPLYFLISIPIVFIINELVKWQEIKANVRYQKRARLEFGTKLGMNSPF; encoded by the exons ATGCTAGGAGATAATTCTGGAGGGGATGCTTCAAATATTGTTTCAAGAGATGCGCAAAATTCAGATCATCAGTgtaaaatggaaaataaattaggACTAACAAATAAAGAGGCTTTGAATATTCTTCATGATGAAATAGAACGTGTTTTAATTGAATATCAAgatgattattataaaaataa aaaATATCGAGATTGGCTAAAAGATACACTACACCATAAAAGTCAATACACTACACTTTGTTGGACATCAGCTGTTGCATTGTTTATTAATGCTATTACTTTAATAATTGCCTATTTTAATACCCATGAACTaag GAGTTATTCATCACTGCCATATGAAGGATTAATTGTTTGTTGTCTTGTtgtactaaattttattttagtgatttctgACAATATTTTACGTCATAATGAAATACCTcacagaattaaaattcttttaacaaaaataaatg CTGCACAATCATTATGCAAATGGAAACCTGAAAATTTTCCACATCTTTGTACTCCATTGTCACCTTGCGTAACTCTACAATGGACTTATCGGGATAATGCAATCGTCAATTTACCATGGGCTTTATTGGTTACTGGTGatgttattgtaattaaacctGGTCAACAAGTACCTGGATATTGTATTCCGTACaat gatCCAAATGGACCAGCTTTGCATGCCAAAGAAATCTACAGTCCTAATGTTAATCACAATACAAATGATATATTTACATCACCACAACCAAGAATTccactaaaaaatcaaatctaCATATTAAAGGAAACTccttatttgataaatttacgaATGGCTTTAGATCAGGCCCTTGATCGACCGGTTACGTATCATAATCGTAAACGTCATCTTCTTATGATTTGTTGCATTGAACAATTGGTTTATCctattcttttaataattgtcttactaataaatttattacgacatttatattttcacaAGTATGCTGGTACTGGCCATTGGACTGAGTTATATTTATTGCAACCAGTTGCAGTTACACTTCCGTTATTGCCAATTATTTTTCCtgtattttggatttttttaaattgctttGGAATGGCAAGATTTAAAGCTTTATTTCAACTTTATCAATCATCAAGTAAAATTTCG TTAGTTGATCCATTTGACGATACAGACATAGCAGGACCTAATAATCCTGAGGTTGTTTATAATTGGTCAGAATTGGCCGagtatttttttgcaatagtTTTTGGTAGAGAATTTATGATGTCACGTTCAGCAAGTATTCTTCACGTACTCGGGTCAGTTACGGCATTATGTTGCATTGATAAAAAAGGAATATTATCTTGGGCCAATCCGACCgctgaaaaagttttttttttacgtaatgCCAATGCTGTTTCTCGTACATCTAG tTCTATTAGTCTTGACAAACCTTCAGAATCACCTcgaacagcaacaacaacagaaCCACCACCTGTAATTGAGCAGCAACAACaagaacaacaacaacaacaacaacaacaacaacaacaaagtCAACGAACTTCTTACAATCAccatg CTGAAGTTCTTGATTTAACTCATGACCATGCGTTACCATTTCGTCTTCAATTTGATGATCCCTCATGGAGGCATCATTTGAATTCCTTGAAGCCTCTGGGTCTggcaatacttttaaatacctGTAATATGGAAACTCAAGAACATTATACTCAATTCTGTTGTCACATTACCTGTGAAGCtctttataatgaaaatttagtaCCAGTTATTAACAGAAG CTACAACAGCAACAACGATAAAATTGATTCACACGAGAAAGATACAATAATGCAAAGTTCGAGGCGAACGAATTTAATCGTCGAGGAATCTGAAAACATTGGAAAGACGGG ATGTTTATGTGAGCTTGCCAAACAAATTGGATTTCAAGAACAAGCTCaggaaatttttcaattagaaCAACAGCTTTCAACTTTTCGACATGtt caGCCAGAAATGGTTAGACGTGATATTAAATTTGCTAGATCATTAAGTATCGCAACAAAACTTAAATTTCCTTTTCCCCATATGGTAGCAGTTGTTATGAAAGAACGTACAGGTGGTAGTTTACAACTATTAACCCAAGGTACTGCTGATATTATATTGGATTCGTGTATTGAATTTTGGGATGGTCATGATCTTTGTCCATTAACTGCATCTGACag aaaaaaaatccaagatTTTTATCAGCGAACAAGTTTAACATCGTACTGTACTGCGTTTGCATACAGACCACTGATTCACAAcgtcaacaataaattatcaaatatatatttagaacTTCCATCTGATAGTAAACATTTATACGCTCCTCACAGAAGTCCAACACCGTTACCATGGGATTTTCGAAATGTTTTAGATCCACGTGTTAAAGGATTGTTAGGACAATTTCATTCTAcag ATTCATTACTTTGTACAGAAAATAAAGATGAAgaaattaatgatattgatAGTTGTTTTGAAATGCAAtgtaatcaaatatttattggaaTGGTAACAATGCAGTATCAAGCTCAAGCGGACATG GTCCAATTGATTGAACAATTAGAAAGGGCGTGTATAAGATTTGTTCACTTCAGCAAGGAAAATGAATTACGTTCGCGTGTATTCTCAGAGAAGATGGGTCTTGAGAGTGGATGGAATTGCCATATTTCATTACTCAGCGAAAGAGCTAG GTCAGAGAGCCCAGTAGGATGTTGGGTGAGCCAAGCAGCTGCTATGTCCTCACCAACGTCTTCTGACAAATTTAATCAGTATAATACTGATTCCTGCATGATGAACGAGGAGACCAGCGTATTGCTTAATCGTGTATGTCCTCG ttcTAATTTGGATGTAAGTCGGGCAATTAGTATGTCTGCACCAAGTGCAATAAATACAGATTATACTACTGTCAAATTCGAGGAAGAAACTACAGAATGGAACCCAGAGCCTGTTTTACATACAAAAAGTGCAATGAGTCACAg ggAACATGATATAATTAGAAGTGAGGACAGTGTACTGGTTCAAAGTGTTGATTTAGGATCTGGGCATGAAGCTTGGAGATCACTAAGCTGTCTTACTGATAGTACTGAACAGAGTGCTCCagttaattttgatttatctaaTAGA gcAAAATTACCAAGAGGAATAGATAAAATTCGTCCGCATATTGAAATGGTTGACAATGTACCTTTATTAGTATCGTTATTCACTGATTGTAATACAACTGTAACTCGGGAAATGTTACATATTATGCAAGATTATGGTGAAGTTGTTTGTGTACTTGGTTCATCAGCTAATGCTGAAAATATGCCAATATTTATGCAAGCAGATgctgg agtTGCAGTTGAACCTTTGTATCCACAAGTTTGTCAAAAAGTTCCTGTAATGATGAATACTCATGATTATCAAGGTCCATCACCAGTAGATTTAAGTCGTGCTCTTAACTCAATAGCTTGTTCTCTAAGTCTAAAACGCGAAGATCCAATAGCTTTATTTCATCTTGTAATGGag GCCAGAGATTACATGAGGTGCTTATGGAATTGTGTTCAATTTTGGCTTTGTTGTGTTGTGACACTTTCTTTTGCCCAAGCGttatcagtatttttattactaccaCCTTTACTTTCAATAAGTCAAGTAATGTggttaatttgtttaattattccaCTTTTATCTATGTCAATAATGGCCACACCAACAGATCCTACAATTATGCAAAGGGCTACAGGAAAAAATCAGTGTGTCATTAATGGCGAG gtagctttttttgttatttggtGCTATGGTAGTAAATTTTTGCCAACAATAATAACACTTGTATTGTCACAAATGGTTTTTTACCTATTTTTATGTCcattttatacaataaaaacaacagCAACACCAACAATTAATAGAgaatgtttttatatttatcctGAAGTTAATAATAGTGATGTTAGTTGGGGTGGATGGAATTCTCAgccaaatattatatttatgatgCAGCATTTTTCGTTAACGTTAATAGTTTTACATTTTG TAACAATTTCATCAGGTTTTGTCCATagagaatatttaatttttcgaagattgccatttaataatttattttggttTTGTAATATAGTTATTGT TTTAGGATTACAAGCTCTATTTTCTGGTAACACattgtataatttattgaaagaagaacaacaaaaaaattcaaaatttccaattcaattgccattatattttttaatatctattccgatagtttttataataaatgagcTTGTAAAATGGCAAGAAATTAA agcAAATGTGCGATATCAAAAGAGGGCACGATTAGAATTTGGTACAAAACTCGGAATGAATtcacctttttaa